One region of Vidua chalybeata isolate OUT-0048 chromosome 26, bVidCha1 merged haplotype, whole genome shotgun sequence genomic DNA includes:
- the LOC128800093 gene encoding uncharacterized protein LOC128800093 isoform X1 — protein sequence MPVSFRVPHDLRYIAKALFAPTECDLWEIHWKKLLKPLLRKYDLAEVVGEGDEAMEALAGEGEFSSPEDQILLAQELLQDIAAAGKEALLKIPDATRVPASGKLAAKREEGPRDDTKWPFSASQPPDHQGGRVAARPSPAVQRSHEDGLRLFRRTGTLNQGNHQVLRSSVTISLQDEDLTRIPAGFLGPLHDCRDTTVLILEDSFNTPNEITILPEVVCFPPGEEITVSVICNHPPFTLRKGDPFALLYVLDTHDDPDTERHVFFTQNVCKERPLIDAKLSLQGKSVQMRLMADTGADVTIIPQVRWPSDWELVPPCGRISGVGGAVHSLRSRHLVCVEGPEGQLATTFVAQILSPVRRLFPEAIILHDMDDVLVCASDSTYLKATLDKTIKAIKAAGLQIAEEKIQFSAPWRYLGFLITGRTVTPQTLTINKDPKTLRDLQQLCGTITWIRPLLGLTTEELSPLFCLLRGDGDLASPRELTPAAREALQRVAVALKSRQAHRVVRTLPVNFAVLGKCPHLHGLLFQWDNRASDPLVILEWLFLPHQPSRTITTPAELLATLIMKARHRL from the exons ATGCCTGTGTCCTTCAGAG TCCCCCATGATTTAAGGTATATTGCTAAGGCACTGTTTGCTCCCACCGAATGCGACCTCTGggagattcattggaaaaaactgttgaaaccacTCCTGCGCAAGTATGATCtcgcagaggtggtgggagagggggatgaggcaatggaagcccttgctggagaaggggagttcagcagtccggaggaccaaattctactagcacaggagctgcttcaggacataGCAGCAGCGGGAAAGGAGGCACTCCTGAAGATACCGGATG CGACAAGGGTACCAGCCAGCGGGAAACTGGCGGCGAAGCGCGAGGAAGGGCCGCGCGACGACACCAAGtggcccttctcagcatcccagcctcccgACCATCAGGGAGGACGAGTGGCCGCGCGGCCAAGTCCAGCAGTTCAGCGCAGCCACGAGGACGGACTCCGCCTCTTCCGCCGGACAGGTACCCTAAATCAGGGCAATCATCAGGTCCTCCGCAGCAGCgtcaccatctctctccaggatgaggacctgacgagaattcctgctgggttcctgggcCCCCTCCACGACTGTCGGGACACCACCGTGCTCATCTTAGAAGACTCCTTCAACACGCCaaatgaaatcaccatcttacctgaggtagtgtgttttccaccaggagaggagatcacCGTCTCCGTCATTTGTAACCACCCAccatttactttaaggaaaggcgatccttttgctttgctttacgtACTGGACACCCACGATGACccggacacagagagacatgttttcttcacccaaaatgtatgtaaagaaagaccattaattgatgccaaactttctttGCAGGGAAAGTCGGTGCAGATGCggctcatggcagacacaggagctgacgTGACCATCATCCCCCAGGTGAGGTGGCCCAGCGACTGGGAGCTTGTGCCCCCTTGCGGCAGGATCTCCGGTGTGGGCGGAGCGGTCCACTCTCTGAGGAGTAGGCATCTTGTGTGCGTGGAAGGTCCGGAAGGACAATTGGCAACG acttttgtagcgcagattttatcacctgtgcgtcggcttttccctgaggccatcatcctgcatgacatggatgatgtgctagttTGTGCTTCCGACTCGACATACCTAAAGGCAACACTGGACAAGACTATTAAGgctatcaaagctgcagggctccagatagCAGAAGAGAAGATCCAATTCTCAGCACCATGGAGGTACCTCGGATTCCTCATCACAGGAAGGACAGTGACGCCACAGACACTGACCATCAACAAGGATCCGAAGACTCTGCgagaccttcagcagctgtgcggaacgatcacctggatccgccccctcctgggactgacgactgaggagctgtcacctctcttctgtctgcttcgaGGCGACGGAGACCTCGCCTCACCACGCGAGCTGACACCTGCCGCGCGGGAAGCCCTGCAACGGgttgctgttgctctgaagtCTCGCCAGGCACACCGCGTGGTCCGGACCCTTCCCGTGAACTTCGCGGTGTTGGGTAAGTGCCCCcacctccatggacttctcttccagtgggataACAGAGCATCTGATCCCCTGGTCAT
- the LOC128800093 gene encoding uncharacterized protein LOC128800093 isoform X3, producing the protein MPVSFRVPHDLRYIAKALFAPTECDLWEIHWKKLLKPLLRKYDLAEVVGEGDEAMEALAGEGEFSSPEDQILLAQELLQDIAAAGKEALLKIPDATRVPASGKLAAKREEGPRDDTKWPFSASQPPDHQGGRVAARPSPAVQRSHEDGLRLFRRTGTLNQGNHQVLRSSVTISLQDEDLTRIPAGFLGPLHDCRDTTVLILEDSFNTPNEITILPEGKSVQMRLMADTGADVTIIPQVRWPSDWELVPPCGRISGVGGAVHSLRSRHLVCVEGPEGQLATTFVAQILSPVRRLFPEAIILHDMDDVLVCASDSTYLKATLDKTIKAIKAAGLQIAEEKIQFSAPWRYLGFLITGRTVTPQTLTINKDPKTLRDLQQLCGTITWIRPLLGLTTEELSPLFCLLRGDGDLASPRELTPAAREALQRVAVALKSRQAHRVVRTLPVNFAVLGKCPHLHGLLFQWDNRASDPLVILEWLFLPHQPSRTITTPAELLATLIMKARHRL; encoded by the exons ATGCCTGTGTCCTTCAGAG TCCCCCATGATTTAAGGTATATTGCTAAGGCACTGTTTGCTCCCACCGAATGCGACCTCTGggagattcattggaaaaaactgttgaaaccacTCCTGCGCAAGTATGATCtcgcagaggtggtgggagagggggatgaggcaatggaagcccttgctggagaaggggagttcagcagtccggaggaccaaattctactagcacaggagctgcttcaggacataGCAGCAGCGGGAAAGGAGGCACTCCTGAAGATACCGGATG CGACAAGGGTACCAGCCAGCGGGAAACTGGCGGCGAAGCGCGAGGAAGGGCCGCGCGACGACACCAAGtggcccttctcagcatcccagcctcccgACCATCAGGGAGGACGAGTGGCCGCGCGGCCAAGTCCAGCAGTTCAGCGCAGCCACGAGGACGGACTCCGCCTCTTCCGCCGGACAGGTACCCTAAATCAGGGCAATCATCAGGTCCTCCGCAGCAGCgtcaccatctctctccaggatgaggacctgacgagaattcctgctgggttcctgggcCCCCTCCACGACTGTCGGGACACCACCGTGCTCATCTTAGAAGACTCCTTCAACACGCCaaatgaaatcaccatcttacctgag GGAAAGTCGGTGCAGATGCggctcatggcagacacaggagctgacgTGACCATCATCCCCCAGGTGAGGTGGCCCAGCGACTGGGAGCTTGTGCCCCCTTGCGGCAGGATCTCCGGTGTGGGCGGAGCGGTCCACTCTCTGAGGAGTAGGCATCTTGTGTGCGTGGAAGGTCCGGAAGGACAATTGGCAACG acttttgtagcgcagattttatcacctgtgcgtcggcttttccctgaggccatcatcctgcatgacatggatgatgtgctagttTGTGCTTCCGACTCGACATACCTAAAGGCAACACTGGACAAGACTATTAAGgctatcaaagctgcagggctccagatagCAGAAGAGAAGATCCAATTCTCAGCACCATGGAGGTACCTCGGATTCCTCATCACAGGAAGGACAGTGACGCCACAGACACTGACCATCAACAAGGATCCGAAGACTCTGCgagaccttcagcagctgtgcggaacgatcacctggatccgccccctcctgggactgacgactgaggagctgtcacctctcttctgtctgcttcgaGGCGACGGAGACCTCGCCTCACCACGCGAGCTGACACCTGCCGCGCGGGAAGCCCTGCAACGGgttgctgttgctctgaagtCTCGCCAGGCACACCGCGTGGTCCGGACCCTTCCCGTGAACTTCGCGGTGTTGGGTAAGTGCCCCcacctccatggacttctcttccagtgggataACAGAGCATCTGATCCCCTGGTCAT
- the LOC128800093 gene encoding uncharacterized protein LOC128800093 isoform X2 has protein sequence MPVSFRVPHDLRYIAKALFAPTECDLWEIHWKKLLKPLLRKYDLAEVVGEGDEAMEALAGEGEFSSPEDQILLAQELLQDIAAAGKEALLKIPDATRVPASGKLAAKREEGPRDDTKWPFSASQPPDHQGGRVAARPSPAVQRSHEDGLRLFRRTGTLNQGNHQVLRSSVTISLQDEDLTRIPAGFLGPLHDCRDTTVLILEDSFNTPNEITILPEVVCFPPGEEITVSVICNHPPFTLRKGDPFALLYVLDTHDDPDTERHVFFTQNVCKERPLIDAKLSLQGKSVQMRLMADTGADVTIIPQTFVAQILSPVRRLFPEAIILHDMDDVLVCASDSTYLKATLDKTIKAIKAAGLQIAEEKIQFSAPWRYLGFLITGRTVTPQTLTINKDPKTLRDLQQLCGTITWIRPLLGLTTEELSPLFCLLRGDGDLASPRELTPAAREALQRVAVALKSRQAHRVVRTLPVNFAVLGKCPHLHGLLFQWDNRASDPLVILEWLFLPHQPSRTITTPAELLATLIMKARHRL, from the exons ATGCCTGTGTCCTTCAGAG TCCCCCATGATTTAAGGTATATTGCTAAGGCACTGTTTGCTCCCACCGAATGCGACCTCTGggagattcattggaaaaaactgttgaaaccacTCCTGCGCAAGTATGATCtcgcagaggtggtgggagagggggatgaggcaatggaagcccttgctggagaaggggagttcagcagtccggaggaccaaattctactagcacaggagctgcttcaggacataGCAGCAGCGGGAAAGGAGGCACTCCTGAAGATACCGGATG CGACAAGGGTACCAGCCAGCGGGAAACTGGCGGCGAAGCGCGAGGAAGGGCCGCGCGACGACACCAAGtggcccttctcagcatcccagcctcccgACCATCAGGGAGGACGAGTGGCCGCGCGGCCAAGTCCAGCAGTTCAGCGCAGCCACGAGGACGGACTCCGCCTCTTCCGCCGGACAGGTACCCTAAATCAGGGCAATCATCAGGTCCTCCGCAGCAGCgtcaccatctctctccaggatgaggacctgacgagaattcctgctgggttcctgggcCCCCTCCACGACTGTCGGGACACCACCGTGCTCATCTTAGAAGACTCCTTCAACACGCCaaatgaaatcaccatcttacctgaggtagtgtgttttccaccaggagaggagatcacCGTCTCCGTCATTTGTAACCACCCAccatttactttaaggaaaggcgatccttttgctttgctttacgtACTGGACACCCACGATGACccggacacagagagacatgttttcttcacccaaaatgtatgtaaagaaagaccattaattgatgccaaactttctttGCAGGGAAAGTCGGTGCAGATGCggctcatggcagacacaggagctgacgTGACCATCATCCCCCAG acttttgtagcgcagattttatcacctgtgcgtcggcttttccctgaggccatcatcctgcatgacatggatgatgtgctagttTGTGCTTCCGACTCGACATACCTAAAGGCAACACTGGACAAGACTATTAAGgctatcaaagctgcagggctccagatagCAGAAGAGAAGATCCAATTCTCAGCACCATGGAGGTACCTCGGATTCCTCATCACAGGAAGGACAGTGACGCCACAGACACTGACCATCAACAAGGATCCGAAGACTCTGCgagaccttcagcagctgtgcggaacgatcacctggatccgccccctcctgggactgacgactgaggagctgtcacctctcttctgtctgcttcgaGGCGACGGAGACCTCGCCTCACCACGCGAGCTGACACCTGCCGCGCGGGAAGCCCTGCAACGGgttgctgttgctctgaagtCTCGCCAGGCACACCGCGTGGTCCGGACCCTTCCCGTGAACTTCGCGGTGTTGGGTAAGTGCCCCcacctccatggacttctcttccagtgggataACAGAGCATCTGATCCCCTGGTCAT